The Streptobacillus ratti genome has a segment encoding these proteins:
- a CDS encoding HesA/MoeB/ThiF family protein, which translates to MKYCSINPNVDYAITPENEYIFFFGDKFKYIKILKTKELEVIIDYFAYGEILENFFSNLDYCKKCYKKTISVLLKKEILLIQEIKNEFQFKKYYTPELYENNRFGYQTRYLKRFYSSEFNFNEFQNKKVAIIGAGTIGSFIAVTLAAMNVRNIIVIDGDVVSESNLSRQIFYKESDIDKKFKVDSLQEYIKNLNSNVKFQGFKIYINEKFLNYEIFKNVDLIIQTADKPTGKIDLYVDEISKKLNISTLYLHNGSIGPFIIPGKTKTYLDFVRKLDEESKGLYSKSINYQSSKSKTAFETSLHLFYTMLYQIIDDVLIYLIYSEIPRLKNKIWFYKDNSYIDF; encoded by the coding sequence ATGAAGTATTGTTCAATCAATCCCAATGTTGATTATGCGATTACACCTGAAAATGAATATATATTTTTTTTTGGTGATAAATTTAAGTATATAAAAATTTTAAAAACAAAAGAACTAGAAGTTATTATTGATTACTTTGCATATGGGGAAATTTTGGAAAATTTTTTTAGTAATTTAGATTATTGTAAAAAATGTTATAAGAAAACAATTTCAGTATTGTTAAAAAAGGAAATTCTTTTAATACAAGAGATTAAAAATGAATTTCAATTTAAAAAATACTATACTCCAGAACTTTATGAAAATAATAGGTTTGGCTATCAAACTAGATATTTAAAAAGATTTTATTCTTCAGAATTTAATTTTAATGAATTTCAGAATAAGAAAGTTGCAATAATAGGAGCAGGTACGATTGGATCATTTATTGCTGTAACATTAGCAGCCATGAATGTAAGAAATATTATTGTAATAGATGGAGATGTTGTAAGTGAAAGTAATTTATCAAGGCAAATATTTTATAAAGAATCTGATATAGATAAAAAATTTAAAGTAGATTCATTACAAGAATATATTAAAAACTTAAATTCAAATGTCAAATTTCAAGGATTTAAAATTTATATAAATGAAAAATTTTTAAATTATGAAATTTTTAAAAATGTTGATTTAATAATACAAACTGCGGATAAACCTACAGGTAAAATAGATTTATATGTAGATGAAATTTCTAAAAAACTTAATATAAGTACATTATATTTGCATAATGGAAGTATTGGACCATTTATAATTCCTGGAAAAACAAAAACGTATTTAGACTTCGTAAGAAAACTAGATGAAGAAAGCAAAGGGTTATATAGTAAATCAATTAATTATCAATCATCTAAAAGTAAAACAGCATTTGAAACATCATTACATCTTTTTTACACAATGTTATATCAAATAATAGATGATGTTTTAATTTATTTAATATATTCAGAAATACCAAGATTAAAAAATAAAATATGGTTTTATAAAGATAATTCATATATTGATTTTTGA